Proteins encoded together in one Carya illinoinensis cultivar Pawnee chromosome 3, C.illinoinensisPawnee_v1, whole genome shotgun sequence window:
- the LOC122303252 gene encoding signal peptide peptidase-like 1: MEPLWKLLYLLEPAPITLIVTAVAASFGSAFRALNYGKEMERNRNLFEASITLDRSQALMIPIMSSCSLLLMFYLFSSVSQLLTAFTAIASVSSLFFCLYPYAAYIRSQFGLTDPFVSRCCSKSFTRIQGLLFLACSGVVAAWLVSGHWILNNLLGISICIAFVSHVRLPNIKICAMLLVCLFVYDIFWVFFSERFFGANVMVSVATQQALNPVHTVANSLSLPGLQLITKKLELPVKIVFPRNLLGGAVPGGNAADFMMLGLGDMAIPSMLLALVLCFDHRKSRDSVNLSDINSSKGHKYIWYALAGYAIGLVTALAAGVLTHSPQPALLYLVPSTLGPIIVISWMRKELMELWEGSMPNLNEKARQTEV; encoded by the exons ATGGAGCCTCTGTGGAAACTTTTATATTTGCTGGAGCCAGCACCCATTACGCTCATTGTGACTGCAGTAGCTGCATCATTTGGATCTGCATTTCGGGCTCTTAATTATGGGAAGGAGATGGAGCGAAACCGTAACTTATTTGAAGCATCCATCACATTAGATAGGTCACAAGCTCTAATGATCCCAATAATGAGCTCTTGCAGTTTGCTTTTGATGTTCTACCTGTTCTCTTCTGTCTCACAACTCCTTACTGCATTTACAGCCATTGCCTCCGTTTCATCCCTTTTTTTCTGCTTATATCCTTATGCTGCATATATAAGGTCACAATTTGGTTTAACCGACCCATTTGTGTCTCGTTGCTGCTCAAAGTCATTTACACGAATTCAAGGGTTATTATTCCTGGCATGCTCTGGTGTTGTTGCCGCTTGGCTTGTTTCTGGCCATtggatattaaataatttgttgggcatctccatatgcattgcattCGTGAGCCATGTGCGTCTCCCGAACATCAAAATATGTGCAATGCTTCTCGTTTGTTTATTTGTATATGACATTTTCTGGGTTTTCTTCTCTGAGAGGTTTTTTGGGGCAAATGTCATGGTCTCAGTGGCAACGCAACAAGCATTGAATCCTGTCCATACAGTTGCTAATAGTTTGAGCCTTCCTGGGCTGCAATTGATTACAAAGAAGCTGGAGTTGCCTGTGAAGATTGTTTTCCCTAGGAATTTGTTGGGTGGAGCAGTTCCTGGAGGAAATGCTGCAGACTTCATGATGCTTGGGCTAGGCGACATG GCTATTCCTTCCATGCTTTTGGCTTTAGTTCTCTGCTTTGATCATCGAAAGAGCAGGGATTCAGTAAATCTCTCGGACATAAATTCTTCGAAGGGGCACAAATACATATGGTATGCCCTTGCTGGGTATGCGATCGGGCTGGTAACCGCTTTAGCTGCTGGTGTTTTGACTCACTCGCCTCAACCTGCACTTCTTTATCTG GTACCTTCTACACTGGGACCTATTATCGTGATCTCTTGGATGAGGAAGGAGCTAATGGAATTATGGGAAGGAAGTATGCCAAACCTAAACGAAAAAGCTCGCCAAACAGAAGTTTGA